The nucleotide sequence ATTATTCAGGAAGCCACTGATCAGAAATGGTTGTTTGCCCTACGGGGTGTGGCGGCGGTGGAATCTGGCACCGGCATGACCTTTGACGATCGCCTGATTCATCGCCGGGATGTGCATCAGCGTATTCGTTATCGGGCTAAGTCCTGGCCAACCGTTACATTGGATGAGAACGGTTTATCGAAACTGGAACGCTGGCGTTATACCCAATTGCCCAAAAACGGCAATGAACGAACGCGGCAGTGGGCACAGCAATTGCGTGCGGTGCTGCCTGATGACGAGCAGTTTGTGCAGAATATCTGGCAGCAATTTCGCCAGCAGGAATATTATTACACTCTGAAACCACCGGTATTGGCCGATAACGATATTGATGCTTTTTTGTTTGATAGTCGCCGTGGTTTTTGTGCCCATTATTCCGGTGCTCTGACGTTTGCGGCCCGGGCAGCCGGTATTCCGGCACGGGTTGTTGCGGGTTATCAGGGAGGCGAGTGGAATGCCGAAGAAAAGTATCTGTCGGTGCGACAATACGATGCGCATGCCTGGGTGGAAGTCTGGTTGCAAGGCAAAGGCTGGGTGCGGGTTGACCCGACGGCGGCTGTGTCTCCCGAGCGGATTGAACTGGGTCTGGAGCAAGCCGTTCAGGAAGAGGGCACCTTTCTCGATGATCAGTTTTTTTCTGCTCATAAACTGAAGTCGATCGATTGGTTGAATCAGCTGCGGTTACAAATGGACAGTATTAATTATTACTGGCAAAGCTGGGTGTTGTCTTATGATAACCAGCGTCAGAAACAGTTATTTCAGAATTGGCTAGGCGTGCAGTCTTACGAAAAAATTCTGTATGGCTTTGGTTTGGCTTTTTCCGCGTTTTTCCTGTTAGGCGCCATGTTGGTTTGGTGGAATCAGCGGCCTAAATACCGCTCTGTTGAACTCAAAGCCTGGCACCAACTGCAACAAAAAGCCGCAGCCTTGGGCATTGAAACGCAAATCGGAGAAACACCATCGCATTATTTGCAACGATTAGCCAAAGCCTTTCCTAAATCAGCGGATTCGCTGCGTTCGCTGGACGTGATGATGATGCAAGCTTTATATGCCGAACCTGAGCGTTACAACACTCAGCAACAGAAAGTGATTGCCCGGGCGATGAACCGTTTACGCAGACAACTGCGCTGATTCAGTGCTGGTTGAAAGCTTGCTGGATTAAGCACAGGTTGTCTGTCAGCAGCCCGATAATTCCATGATAATTTCGGGTGCCAGTGCCACGGTAACGTGGCTTTTGTAGGTGACATAACAATTGGTTGCCAGCACATCCGCTGCTGTGGGAGATGTGTTGGTAAGCTTATTGGTTAGGTATAAGCCTCGTGCAATTTGGTTGGCGGCGGTACGATCGTTAAAAACAGTCGCAAAAACATAGTTGTCACTGATGTCGGTGATTTCTAATATTTCCGGGATGCCATCGCTGTCACTGAATGAAATACCCAAGGGGTAACCCTGATCAAAAAACACACCCTGATAGGTGAAACCGTTATTAACACCACCGGTTTCAATCAGGGCCTTAGAATGATACAGGTTCGCGGAGGATTGCAATCCTCCTTTTAATGCCTCGGTGGATGCACGATCGGCATCCGATGAAAATTCAATAAATTCGGGAATCACGAAGGCGGCCAGCGTGCTGATAATAACAATCACAATAATCAGCTCAATTAAGGTAAAACCGCTGTTTTTGCATTGTGGCTGATGCTTCATTGATACCTCTGACCGATTTAATAATATCCTTATAAACTAGGTCAGAATGGCCGAAACGCAAGTCGGTTATTCAGACTTTGGGCTCCATGGACAAAAGCAGCCGTCACCAGCAACATTCATAAAGGGGCCATAAGGTCCTTGTTGCAGGT is from Bacterioplanoides sp. SCSIO 12839 and encodes:
- a CDS encoding DUF3488 and transglutaminase-like domain-containing protein, whose protein sequence is MSAVQIPRVALIWMLLAVAGSLVLHSHHLPVWMWVVVAVIFGWRWLVYQGRFSYPGKIAKAVLVAGATVAVVLSFDKQFSLESASAFLVAACILKLLEMKTLRDGHIVVFLSYFLLAVGFLFDQSIVAGLAGISGVWLITTALIALHQNRRRQFGWQSARLSGGILLTSLPFMLVIYLIFPRLGPLWSVGLQSSSAKTGLSERMSPGDIANLSQSDELAFRVSFANDQVPPRRELYWRALILDNYDGRSWQPGAEVGVQWAPRSWQPPESAEGVLEYEIIQEATDQKWLFALRGVAAVESGTGMTFDDRLIHRRDVHQRIRYRAKSWPTVTLDENGLSKLERWRYTQLPKNGNERTRQWAQQLRAVLPDDEQFVQNIWQQFRQQEYYYTLKPPVLADNDIDAFLFDSRRGFCAHYSGALTFAARAAGIPARVVAGYQGGEWNAEEKYLSVRQYDAHAWVEVWLQGKGWVRVDPTAAVSPERIELGLEQAVQEEGTFLDDQFFSAHKLKSIDWLNQLRLQMDSINYYWQSWVLSYDNQRQKQLFQNWLGVQSYEKILYGFGLAFSAFFLLGAMLVWWNQRPKYRSVELKAWHQLQQKAAALGIETQIGETPSHYLQRLAKAFPKSADSLRSLDVMMMQALYAEPERYNTQQQKVIARAMNRLRRQLR
- a CDS encoding prepilin-type N-terminal cleavage/methylation domain-containing protein; the encoded protein is MKHQPQCKNSGFTLIELIIVIVIISTLAAFVIPEFIEFSSDADRASTEALKGGLQSSANLYHSKALIETGGVNNGFTYQGVFFDQGYPLGISFSDSDGIPEILEITDISDNYVFATVFNDRTAANQIARGLYLTNKLTNTSPTAADVLATNCYVTYKSHVTVALAPEIIMELSGC